From a single Brassica rapa cultivar Chiifu-401-42 chromosome A01, CAAS_Brap_v3.01, whole genome shotgun sequence genomic region:
- the LOC103856993 gene encoding phosphoenolpyruvate carboxykinase (ATP): MSAGNGNANGDGGFSFPKGPAMPKITTGAKRGSEICHDDSGPTVKATTIDELHSLQKKRSAPTTPINQSGAAAFAAVSEEERQKIQLQSISASLASLTRESGPKVVRGDPAEKKADGSTTPAYAHGQHHSIFSPDLGAVSDSSLKFTHVLYNLSPAELYEQAIKYEKGSFITSNGALATLSGAKTGRAPRDKRVVRDATTEGELWWGKGSPNIEMDEHTFMVNRERAVDYLNSLEKVFVNDQFLNWDPENRIKVRIVSARAYHSLFMHNMCIRPTPEELESFGTPDFTIYNAGQFPCNRYTHYMTSSTSVDLNLSRREMVILGTQYAGEMKKGLFSVMHYLMPKRRILSLHSGCNMGKEGDVALFFGLSGTGKTTLSTDHNRYLIGDDEHCWTETGVSNIEGGCYAKCVDLSREKEPDIWNAIKFGTVLENVVFDEHTREVDYSDKSVTENTRAAYPIEFIPNAKIPCVGPHPKNVILLACDAFGVLPPVSKLNLAQTMYHFISGYTALVAGTEDGIKEPTATFSACFGAAFIMLHPTKYAAMLAEKMKTQGATGWLVNTGWSGGSYGVGNRIKLAYTRKIIDAIHSGSLLKANYKKTEIFGFEIPTEIEGIPSEILDPINSWSDKKAHKETLLKLGGLFKKNFETFANHKIGVDGKLTEEILAAGPIF, from the exons ATGTCGGCAGGTAACGGAAATGCTAACGGTGACGGAGGCTTCAGCTTCCCTAAAGGACCAGCGATGCCGAAGATAACGACGGGAGCTAAGAGGGGTAGCGAAATATGCCACGATGACAGTGGTCCGACGGTGAAGGCGACGACGATCGATGAGCTTCACTCGTTGCAGAAGAAGCGTTCTGCTCCCACCACACCTATTAACCAGAGCGGCGCCGCCGCTTTCGCCGCCGTCTCGGAGGAAGAGCGCCAGAAGATTCAACTCCAGTCTATCAG TGCATCATTGGCGTCGTTGACGAGAGAGTCTGGACCCAAAGTGGTGAGAGGAGATCCGGCGGAGAAGAAGGCCGACGGTTCAACTACTCCGGCGTACGCACACGGCCAGCATCACTCCATCTTCTCTCCGGACTTAGGAGCAGTCAGTGACAGCTCCTTGAAATTCACCCACGTCCTCTACAACCTCTCCCCTGCAGAGCTCTACGAGCAGGCTATCAAGTACGAGAAAGGCTCGTTCATCACTTCCAATGGAGCTCTGGCGACTCTTTCCGGTGCGAAAACTGGTCGTGCTCCGAGGGATAAGCGTGTCGTTAGAGATGCCACGACAGAGGGCGAGCTTTGGTGGGGAAA GGGTTCGCCTAATATCGAGATGGATGAACATACCTTCATGGTGAACAGAGAAAGAGCTGTTGATTACTTGAACTCCTTGGAAAAG GTGTTTGTGAATGATCAGTTCTTGAACTGGGACCCGGAGAACAGAATCAAAGTCAGAATCGTCTCAGCTAGAGCTTACCACTCTCTCTTCATGCACAACAT GTGTATCCGACCAACTCCCGAGGAGCTTGAGAGCTTCGGTACTCCGGACTTCACTATATACAACGCTGGGCAGTTTCCGTGTAACCGTTACACTCACTACATGACTTCCTCCACTAGCGTAGACCTGAATCTCAGTAGGAGGGAGATGGTTATACTGGGAACTCAGTATGCTGGTGAGATGAAGAAGGGTCTCTTCAGCGTGATGCATTACCTTATGCCTAAGCGTCGGATCCTCTCCCTTCACTCTGGTTGCAATATGGGCAAAGAGGGAGATGTTGCTCTCTTCTTTGGACTCTCAG gGACTGGGAAGACAACGCTGTCTACTGATCACAACAGGTACCTGATAGGAGATGATGAGCACTGTTGGACTGAGACTGGTGTCTCGAACATTGAGGGTGGATGCTATGCTAAGTGCGTTGATCTTTCTAGGGAGAAGGAGCCTGATATCTGGAACGCTATCAAGTTTGGAACAG TTTTGGAAAATGTTGTGTTTGATGAGCACACCAGAGAAGTGGATTATTCTGATAAATCCGTTACcg AGAACACACGTGCTGCTTACCCTATTGAGTTCATTCCAAACGCGAAAATACCTTGCGTTGGTCCACACCCCAAGAATGTGATTCTTCTGGCATGTGATGCCTTTGGTGTTCTCCCACCTGTGAGCAAGCTGAACCTGGCGCAAACCATGTACCACTTCATTAGTGGTTACACTGCTCTGGTTGCTGGGACAGAGGACGGTATCAAGGAGCCAACAGCTACATTCTCAGCATGCTTTGGTGCAGCTTTCATAATGCTGCATCCTACAAAGTACGCAGCTATGTTGGCCGAGAAGATGAAGACGCAAGGCGCTACTGGATGGCTCGTTAACACTGGTTGGTCCGGTGGCAGCTATGGagttggaaacaggatcaagctggCGTATACTAGGAAGATCATCGATGCAATCCATTCAGGTAGCTTGTTGAAGGCGAACTACAAGAAGACGGAGATATTTGGGTTTGAAATCCCAACTGAGATCGAAGGGATACCTTCAGAGATCTTGGATCCGATCAACTCG TGGTCTGATAAGAAAGCACATAAGGAGACTCTGTTGAAGCTGGGAGGTTTGTTCAAGAAGAACTTTGAGACGTTCGCTAACCACAAGATTGGTGTGGATGGTAAGCTCACGGAGGAGATTCTCGCTGCTGGTCCTATCTTTTAA
- the LOC103857094 gene encoding uncharacterized protein LOC103857094 isoform X2 codes for MSTSYLRELKQRSEAEFLEFRQRIKESIRNKTQNGNDRPPTSDSMPRKRKLPYEFGSFFGPSQPGIASRVLQESKLLLKDELLATKALDSIQTKKSSSQTSGSEAKELKRKAKELKESRDYSFLFSDDAELPVPIKVPSSLPTSRGSHSRPGSSTKGQAQTKPGSVISSKTHKQGSKLPTRKSVPVDHRKKLTKKPHSSSKPLTSVPKEQRIEQRKVHSNETESSLKHHRMISKPPLKQAHQLKKKKVSEEDEEALRMVREMCKTDRFAGRDLDDYDDRGMEATLEDIIKEEKRSEKLAKKEDAEQLRLIEEEERRERVLRKEKKQKLSH; via the exons ATGTCAACAAGCTATCTTAGAGAACTTAAGCAACGTTCTGAAGCAGAGTTTCTTGAATTTCGTCAACGTATTAAGGAATCCATCAGGAACAAGACTCAAAACGGAAACGATCGTCCTCCAACCTCAGACTCAAtgccaagaaaaagaaaactccCGTATGA GTTTGGTTCCTTCTTTGGTCCTTCTCAGCCTGGCATTGCTTCAAGAGTATTACAAGAAAGCAAACTACTCTTAAAAGACGAGCTTCTTGCCACTAAAGCGCTAGACTCGATCCAAACT AAGAAGAGTTCTAGTCAAACGAGTGGTTCAGAGGCTAAGGAG TTGAAAAGAAAAGCTAAGGAACTTAAAGAATCAAGAGACTACTCTTTCCTTTTCTCTGATGATGCCGAGCTTCCTGTTCCCATAAAGGTTCCAAGCTCTCTACCAACTTCCAGAGGAAGCCATTCAAGACCAGGTTCATCTACTAAAGGTCAAGCACAAACAAAGCCTGGTTCTGTAATAAGCTCTAAAACGCATAAACAAGGTTCCAAACTACCTACAAGAAAATCTGTACCAGTGGACCATAGAAAGAAGCTAACTAAGAAGCCACATTCCTCATCAAAGCCATTGACATCTGTTCCTAAAGAACAAAGGATAGAACAGAGGAAGGTTCATTCCAACGAAACCGAAAGTTCTTTGAAACACCACCGGATGATTAGCAAACCACCATTGAAGCAAGCTCATcaactaaagaagaagaaagtgtcagaagaagatgaagaggcgTTGAGAATGGTTAGAGAGATGTGCAAGACTGATCGTTTTGCCGGGCGTGATTTAGATGATTATGATGATAGAGGCATGGAAGCTACCTTAGAAGATATCATCAAGGAAGAGAAACGAAG TGAGAAACTTGCGAAGAAAGAAGACGCGGAACAACTACGGTTGATAGAAGAAGAGGAAAGGCGAGAAAGAGTCTTGAGAAAGGAGAAGAAACAGAAGCTGAGCCATTGA
- the LOC103857094 gene encoding uncharacterized protein LOC103857094 isoform X1, whose amino-acid sequence MSTSYLRELKQRSEAEFLEFRQRIKESIRNKTQNGNDRPPTSDSMPRKRKLPYEFGSFFGPSQPGIASRVLQESKLLLKDELLATKALDSIQTQKKSSSQTSGSEAKELKRKAKELKESRDYSFLFSDDAELPVPIKVPSSLPTSRGSHSRPGSSTKGQAQTKPGSVISSKTHKQGSKLPTRKSVPVDHRKKLTKKPHSSSKPLTSVPKEQRIEQRKVHSNETESSLKHHRMISKPPLKQAHQLKKKKVSEEDEEALRMVREMCKTDRFAGRDLDDYDDRGMEATLEDIIKEEKRSEKLAKKEDAEQLRLIEEEERRERVLRKEKKQKLSH is encoded by the exons ATGTCAACAAGCTATCTTAGAGAACTTAAGCAACGTTCTGAAGCAGAGTTTCTTGAATTTCGTCAACGTATTAAGGAATCCATCAGGAACAAGACTCAAAACGGAAACGATCGTCCTCCAACCTCAGACTCAAtgccaagaaaaagaaaactccCGTATGA GTTTGGTTCCTTCTTTGGTCCTTCTCAGCCTGGCATTGCTTCAAGAGTATTACAAGAAAGCAAACTACTCTTAAAAGACGAGCTTCTTGCCACTAAAGCGCTAGACTCGATCCAAACT CAGAAGAAGAGTTCTAGTCAAACGAGTGGTTCAGAGGCTAAGGAG TTGAAAAGAAAAGCTAAGGAACTTAAAGAATCAAGAGACTACTCTTTCCTTTTCTCTGATGATGCCGAGCTTCCTGTTCCCATAAAGGTTCCAAGCTCTCTACCAACTTCCAGAGGAAGCCATTCAAGACCAGGTTCATCTACTAAAGGTCAAGCACAAACAAAGCCTGGTTCTGTAATAAGCTCTAAAACGCATAAACAAGGTTCCAAACTACCTACAAGAAAATCTGTACCAGTGGACCATAGAAAGAAGCTAACTAAGAAGCCACATTCCTCATCAAAGCCATTGACATCTGTTCCTAAAGAACAAAGGATAGAACAGAGGAAGGTTCATTCCAACGAAACCGAAAGTTCTTTGAAACACCACCGGATGATTAGCAAACCACCATTGAAGCAAGCTCATcaactaaagaagaagaaagtgtcagaagaagatgaagaggcgTTGAGAATGGTTAGAGAGATGTGCAAGACTGATCGTTTTGCCGGGCGTGATTTAGATGATTATGATGATAGAGGCATGGAAGCTACCTTAGAAGATATCATCAAGGAAGAGAAACGAAG TGAGAAACTTGCGAAGAAAGAAGACGCGGAACAACTACGGTTGATAGAAGAAGAGGAAAGGCGAGAAAGAGTCTTGAGAAAGGAGAAGAAACAGAAGCTGAGCCATTGA